tgaactcaggtagtcagctttggcaacaggcacctttacctgatgaaccatctcatcagcccaattttttttattattgtgtgtctacacacagacacacagacacacagacagacagacagacagacagacacacacacacacacacacacacacacacacagagtcagatgTTTGGGTGGAgatagttctctccttccacctttatgtgagttctggaaatCAACCTGGTagtcatgcttgtgtgacaagcacctttacctgctgagctgagGAGAGTCCTGACCtgagaatccatttttttttaattttgtttttttgttttgttttgttttgttttttcaagacagggtttctctgtgtagctttgcgcctttcctggaactcgctttggagaccaggctggccttgaactcacagagatccacctgcctctgcctccagagtgctgggattaaaggcgtgtgccaccaccgcctggcaagaatCCCTTCTTTAATGGAGTGAAGAAGAGGGAACTTGGAGAGTCTTAgagttcttttttcatttattcactaaACGCCATCACCTGTCTCCAGAAAACATATCTGGCACTAACGGCACTGAGGTTTTCCTACTGAAGGACTCAtgggacagacaggaagtgaattCAATGTGTTTTCAAAACAGTACTGTCCAGTgtggggcaggagaggagggcGAGAGTAGAGGTACCCAGAAAGTTAAAGAGGTTTCGTAGACATGAGCTTGAATGAGTACCTGAGACAGGAGAGGAATTTCCAGTGGAAGGAGTGAGCCCCTACCTGTAAGCCCAGACCCCTGCTCAGCTGGGAGAAGGAGGTGTTATGAACGTTCATGAGCCAGACTTCTAGAAACGTATCTTGGATGGCTGTGCTCTGTGCAGTCATTTGGGGTTAATCTGTTTAAGATTTGGAACCTAGCAAGATTCTCTTAGACCTGCTGAAGGAGTGTGGCTGGGCGGCCTGTGTCTCCTGGCACTCTCAGAGGCTAATGGGTTATATGACTTGCTATAGGAGAACTCTGCTGtcagaagaaagaaatctttctacttcctgcttccAATCTCACTGTGCAGGCAGGGTCTGTGGGAGGTCAGAGGCTCACCCTTTATAAAGGTCTGTAGACAGTTAGGGACCAGCCGTGTGGATGCCCAACTTGAAATACTCCTCCATTTCAACCTGTGGTGAGAGGTAGCCTTCCTTCGCTGCTACTGAGAGATGGCGGTGGTTTGAGTTAGGGACATAGCTGATATTAACTACTCTCACCCACACTGCATGGACCAGGGCTCAGTCCCTAGCACCAAAATGTAGGGACTGATGAGTGGTGGGTAATGACAACTAGATGTGAATGACTAGACTTGAGCTGGTTAAGCCCCAGCTCCCTGATGTCAAGTGTTCTGCCTTGCTTGCCTTAGAGTGCCAGGACACTCACAACTACCCACGCTTGCAATGGCTGCTGCCAGCCTTTGTCCTTAGGGCCTGTCCCCTAGAATATGGAGATCCCATTGTCTGGATGTTTCAGCGGATGGAGCCAGGCTGCCTCTCACTGGTGTCTGTTTCTGTACCAGCTTTAGCTCTGCAAGCATGAAGCATCCACTCCACCCTCTTCTTCTTCCCGtcctcctgtctgtgtgtgttgggagcaATGGCCTTGCTGAGCAGCCAGCTAATGAAAACTTGAGCATGTCCTTCCTGCCTGCCAACTTCCACAAAGAAAACACAGTCACCAATGACTGGATTCCAGAgggggcgaggaggaggaggactatCTGGACCTGGAGAAGCTATTCAGTGAAGATGATGACTACATTTACATCATTGATGCAGTTTCCCCGATAGATGCAGAATCAAGCGCTGGGAACATCCTGCAGCTTTTCCAAGGCAAGAGCCGGATCCAGCGTCTTAATATCCTCAATGCAAAGTTTGCCTTCAACCTTTACCGAGCCCTGAAGGACCAGGTTCCCACTTCTGAAAACATCTTCCTAGCACCTGTTGGCATTTCTACTGCCATGGGGATGATTTCCTTAGGCTTGAGGGGAGAGACCCATGAGGAAGTACACTCAGTTCTACACTTTAAAGATTTTGTCAATGCTAGCAGCAAGTATGAGATTACCACCATTCATAATCTCTTTCGAAAGTTGACCCATCGCCTATTCAGGAGGAACTTTGGGTACACGCTCCAGTCAGTTAATGACCTTTACATTCAGAAGCAGTTTCCCATTCGAGAGGACTTCAAAGCTGACATGAGGGAGTTTTACTTTGCTGAGGCCCAGGTAGGTGACTTCTCAGATCCCGCCTTCATATCGAAGGCAAACCAGCACATTTTGAAGCTCACCAAAGGCCTCATAAAAGAAGCTCTGGAGAATATAGATCCTGCTACTCAGATGATGATCCTGAACTGCATCTACTTCAAAGGTAAGAATTGGTTTTACGATCCCAAAGGAAACTCACAATACACCCGTCTGGTATACAAAAAGACAATGCTAAGAACTGTATTGTAGCTGTAATTTATGAAGGAAAATAAGACGCTAGGTCAACGCGGACACAGAAGAACACAATGAGATGGTAGCTACTAAACCTATCATTTTACACTCACTGGATTTCCATGTGATAGGTATCACGGTGTAGTTATCAGGATCCTTGTTTTACAGACAAATTCACCAAAGCAGAGAGGCAAGATGCCCtaagggagctgggtggtagtagctcacacctttaatccagcactcaggaagcagaggcggatctctgtgagtttgagaccagcctggtctacaaagtaagttccaggatagccagagccacacagagaaaccctgtcttaaaaatccaacaccccccccctaaaaaaaaaagatgcctcaAGAGTAAAGACTAGTGTTCAGGATGGATCTAAGCTACTCcaatttttttgattttgttttaattttttcgagacagggtttctctgtgtaattttggtgcctgtcctggatctcactctgtagatcaggctggcctcgaactcacagagacccacctgctgggattaaaggcatgcaccaccactgcccggccctctaATGGTTTATTAATTGGAAGAAATAATATAAGCTCCCCCCCCTccacctttttaaaattatttggccAGCGTGGATTAGGATTTCATTTCTCTTCCCAATTATCAGTGAGTAGAAATGTGCACAAAAAGCTAAAGAAGTTCTTCTGGAAACTGCTCTCAGCTACAGTGATTATTAGAAACACAACTTCTCAGGgtacttcttttttttgagacagggtcccccaCGTAGCCTTGGCTAGTCTAGAGCTTGCTATGCAGAGAACTGAAGAGAGCGCTGTAAACAGTGAGCACATGAACTGAAGAAGCGTATATAATATAGTTCAGTATGACAGGAAGTGTGTGTGATATCGCAGGTAACATTTACTTTCATAAGCAATCAGGCTATGCTTGGGAATGGCTTCAGAACAGGCTGGTGGAGGACCACCAAAGCCCTCGGTGTTCAGTCTGCTGGTTGCCCACAGCCTCTACATCAGTCATACTTGAAATTCTGAACCAAGAGGCTCTTCTGTCCGCACTGGAGCAGGAGGGACACAGAACAGACTAGACGTGCTCACACTGTCTCTTCACTGCAGTGCCCACGTTACACTGAGGTGCCGGAGCGCCTTCCTGCTGTGCTGGACACTGACTGgactcagtgctgggaaccacaaGGCCACCTTcttgttcatgtgtttgttttctgagacaggggtctcactatgtagccctggctgtcctggaactcactctgtagaccaggctagcctccaactcacagagatctgcctgcctctgcctctggagtgttggaattaaaggcatgtgccacca
Above is a genomic segment from Peromyscus leucopus breed LL Stock unplaced genomic scaffold, UCI_PerLeu_2.1 scaffold_841, whole genome shotgun sequence containing:
- the LOC114710522 gene encoding LOW QUALITY PROTEIN: heparin cofactor 2-like (The sequence of the model RefSeq protein was modified relative to this genomic sequence to represent the inferred CDS: inserted 1 base in 1 codon; deleted 2 bases in 1 codon), with product MKHPLHPLLLPVLLSVCVGSNGLAEQPANENLSMSFLPANFHKENTVTNDWIPEGEEEEDYLDLEKLFSEDDDYIYIIDAVSPIDAESSAGNILQLFQGKSRIQRLNILNAKFAFNLYRALKDQVPTSENIFLAPVGISTAMGMISLGLRGETHEEVHSVLHFKDFVNASSKYEITTIHNLFRKLTHRLFRRNFGYTLQSVNDLYIQKQFPIREDFKADMREFYFAEAQVGDFSDPAFISKANQHILKLTKGLIKEALENIDPATQMMILNCIYFKGTWMNKFPVEMTHSHNFRLNEREVVKVSMMQTKGNFLAASDQELDCDILQLEYVGGISMLIVIPRKLSGMKTLEAQLTPQVVERWQKSMTNRTREVLLPKFKLEKNYNXVEVLKSMGITKLFDKNGNMSGISEQWITVDLFKHRSTITVDEEGTQAAAVTTVGFMPLSTQVRFTVDRPFLFLVYEHRTSCLLFMGRVANPTRS